The Lysobacter enzymogenes DNA segment TGCGTCCTTCGTTTTCGCTTGCGAGTTCCGTATGACCCACGTTCCCGACGAACACGACCTGCACGCCTACATCGACGGCCGCCTGGACCCCGCGCGCCGCGCCGAAGTCGAGGCCTGGCTGGCGCGCCAGCCCGAGCGGCTGGCCGAGCTGCAGGCCTGGCAGCGCGACGCGCAGCAACTGCGCGCCGCGCTCGCCGGCGCCGCCCCGGCGCCGGAACCGGCGCTGGACCCCGCGCGCCTGCGCGCCGGCCTCGCCCGCCGCCGCAGCGCGCGCTACGCGGTCGCCGCGGCGGTGCTGCTGAGCCTGGGCGTGGGCGGCATCGGCGGCTGGCAGGCGCGCGAATGGAGCCGCCCCGCGGCGCCGTCGGCGACGCTGGCGGCCGCGCCGATGGCCGACGCGATCGCCGCGCACCGCCTGTTCGCCGCGCGCGGCGAACTGCGCGCCGACACCGTCGCCAACGACGTGCAGCCGTGGCTCGACGCGAACTTCCGCGAGCCCATGCGCCTGCCCGACCTCAGCGCCGCCGGCTACCGCCCGGTCGGCGCGCGCCTGCTCGCCACCGACCAGGGCGCCGCGGCGCTGGTGGTGTACCAGCACGCCGGCGGCGAGGCGATCAGCTTCTACATCCGCCCGCCCGGCCCGCGCCACCACCTGCTGCCGCGCGGCGACCGTCGCGACGGCGGCTTGCTGGCGCAGTACTGGTCGCGCGGCGGCTACAACTACGCGATGGTCAGCGCCGGGGACGATGCCAGCGCGCAGGTGGTGCGGCGCGCGTTGCGGGCGATTTGAGATTTCATCGGGGGGGCGTACGTCGCCTGCGGAGCGAGAACGAGAGAAGCGCCTTCAGCCGAACCGGGCCTGCACCGATCCGACTCGTTGCAGGTTCTGTTGGGCAATTGCGCGAAACGCGGGACCGATTCGGTCGTCGCCGGCGACGGCATTCCAAAAATCGCTCGCGGCATCGGCGGCCCAGCGCCAACGTTGTACGTCGCCCAGGGCCATCGGCGGCGTCAGCGGGCGCTCGTGGATCTCGCCGCCCGCGCTCGGTCGATACTGCATGGGCAACATGTCGTAGACCGGTGCCAGACGCACCTGCAGGCAATCGGGATCGACCAGGAAGCTCAAGTTGCCCGAATGCATGTCGGTGTTGCCGATGAAGCGGCCGAACAGATGCAGCTTTCGGATGTTTTCCGCATCGTCGGTGCCGAGGATGCCTTGATCGAGCAGCGAATCTGCCGAGGCCAGCCAGTCGCCGGGGTCGTTCCCGGCATAAGCGGCGTCCAATGCGCGCAACGAAACTAAGCCGCGGCGGCCGCGCTGCGCGGTGCGGTCGAATCTCACAGATTCCAGGAAGCGCCAACCCGCGTGGTCGATGATGCGGGTGGTCGCGGTTTCGAATCCGTGCTCGCGCAGCACTTCATTAGCCAAGTGCTCGCAGCCCAGCAGATTCACCCAACGTCGCGCAGCGGCGTTCTCGGGGTTATGGCGTGCGAACTTGACGATCACGCACTGGCGTTCTCGTGAGGCGGTCTCCAGTACCGCGGTGAACTTGGGTTGCTCGCCGCCTGCGGAAGAACCCACGGCATCGCCGGCCTCGGCTTGTTCGGCCAGTGCGGGATAGTTGAATTCGCGAAGATCCACGGGGATGAGCGTATCGGGGCTGTCGAACACCGTATCGAGCAATGCCGTCTCTAACGCTAGGTCGCCAAGAACCAGGTCGCCGGGCAGGTCGGCTCCCTGGCGTAGCAGCGCGGTTACGACATCTTCGGATTGCCACCGATTCAAATCGGCGGGTGCGTTCAAATCGATGGCGTGGCGACGGACGAAAGCGCGGCCGAGATAGCCTTGGGGGCGCAGATCGTCCAAAAACCAGGGCAGATCCGGATACAGGCCTTCGGCGAACTCACCGTGCTGATACAAGGGCAGTGGTCGACTGGCCTGCAATAGCCAGCCTCCATGCAGTGAAAGCAGGGTGCCCAACAGATCGGGTTGCCCGTTGTGGGTAATCCGATGCAGTGGCCAAGCATGGTCCGCGCGTCCAATGGGGCGCGCTAATGCGTAGCGCGTTGCCCGGGCGCGACCGATGCGAACGAGCCTGGTACCCAGGTCGGCAAGTGCACGGGAAACAGTGGGTTGGCTGATGCCTGCGGCAGCAGCAAGTTCGGCGGCGGTCTTGGGGCCGGACCGCAGCAGGGTTTCCAGCCTGGTCGAATGCATGCTCATAGCAAATGTTGAATCTATCTATGAATAGATAGTTCAACTTAAAAATTGCTATAGATCAAGGGATTAGGAGGTTACAGTCGAGATTGTTTGAATAGATATTTGAATTGATCCTGCTCTGGTGCGGTCCGGCTTCGCTGCGCGAAGCCGGACCGCACCAGAGCGATGCGATCTTGTCAAGTCAATCTCGACCGATGCTGGCGCCGCGTCCGCGGCGCCAGCATCGGTGCATTTGGTCAACTCTGTCAAGCCGAGAAGTCACGCCGCCTGCACAATCCGCAGCGGATTGGCGAATTCCTTCAGCAACTCCGCCTCGCGCGCCTTGGCCTTGTGCAGGTGGTCTTCCTTGACGTGGCCGTAGCCGCGGATGTGCTCGGGAATGCTGGCGATCTCCGCGGCCAGGTCGACGTTGCCGCCGTCGAGCCGGTCGAGCAGGCCGCCGACGGTCTGCTCGTACTCGCCGATCAGGCGCCGCTCCATCTTGCGCTCCTCGGTGTAGCCGAAGATGTCGAAGGTGCCGCCGCGCAGGCCGCGCAGCTTGGCCATCCACTTGAACGCGGTGAACACCCAGGGGCCGAATTCCTGCTTGATCAGCCGGCCCTGCGCGTCCTTCTTCGCCAGCAGCGGCGGGGCGAGGTGGAACTTGAGTTTGTAGTCGCCGTCGAACTGCTGCTCCAGGCGGCGCTTGAATTCGCCGCTGGTGTACAGGCGCGCGACTTCGTACTCGTCCTTATAGGCCATGAGCTTGAAGAAGTAGCGTGCCACCGCCTCGGCCAGGTCGGTCGAGCCCGGGGCCCGCTTCTGCTCCGCCTCGCGCACCTTGGCGACGAAGTCGGAATAGCGCTTGGCGTAGGCGGCGTCCTGGTAGTCGGTGAGGAAGACCACGCGGCGCGCGACCAGTTCGTCGAGCGAGCGCGACAGGCGCAGGTCGTCCAGCGGCAGGAAGGCGACGTTGTCGCCGTCGGCCTTGGCGCCGGCCGGCAGGTGGCGCAGTTCGTCTTCGTTGCGGGTCGCGCGTGGCGCCGAGGTCGCGCCCCACTCGTTGCCTTCCCACTCGCCGGGCTTGAGGTGCGGCAGGTCGTGCGGAGTCGCTTCGGCCGCGGTCGGCACCTTGCGGGTCACGCCGGCGGCCTCGGCCACCGCGCGCGGGTCGATCGCGGCGAGGCGGCCCCAGGCGAACGCGGTCTTGTTCATCTCGATCGCCGCGCCGTTGAGCTCGATCGCGCGCATCAGCGCATCGAAGCTGATCGGCACCAGCGCGCGCTGCCAGGCGTAGCCGAGGATGAACAGGTTGGCGGCGATGGCGTCGCCGAGCAGGGCGGTGGCGAGCTGGGTCGCATCGACCAGGTGCGGGTCCTGCTCGCCGAGCGCGAGCTTGATCGCGGCGACGATGTCGGTGGCCGGGAACTGCATGTCCGGACGCGTGGTGAAGGTGCCCGGCATCGCTTCGTAGCTGTTGAGCACGACCTGGCTGCGGCCGGCGCGGATCTTCGACAGCGCCCAGTAGTCGTTGACCACGACCATGTCGCAGCCCAGCACCAGATCGGCCTCGCCGGCGGCGATGCGCACGGCGTGGATGTCGTCGGGGGCCTTGGCGATGCGGATGTGGGTGGTCACCGCGCCGCCCTTCTGCGCCAGGCCGGTCTGGTCGAGCACGCTCGCGCCCTTGCCTTCCAGGTGCCCGGCCATGCCGAGCAGCGCGCCGATGGTGACCACGCCGGTGCCGCCGACGCCGGTGATGAGGATGTTCCAGGGCTGGTCGAGCGCGGGCAGCGTCGGCAGCGGCAGATCGTTCAAGCGATCCTTGGCCGACGAGCCTTTCTTCTTCTTCAGCCCGCCGCCTTCGACGGTGACGAAGCTCGGGCAGAAGCCATTGACACAGGAATAGTCCTTGTTGCAGTTCGACTGGTCGATCTCGCGCTTGCGCCCGAACTCGGTTTCCTTCGGCAGCACCGACACGCAGAACGACTTCTTGCCGCAATCGCCGCAGCCTTCGCAGACCAGGGTGTTGACCATGACGCGCTTCTGCGGATCGACCATCTTGCCGCGCTTGCGCCGGCGGCGCTTCTCGGTCGCGCAGGTCTGGTCGAAGATCAGCACGCTGACGCCCTTGGTCTCGCGCAGGCGCTTCTGCACCGCGTCGAGTTCCTTGCGGTCGTGGAACTCGACGTCGCTCGGGAACAGCTCGCGCTTGTTCCACTTGGCGATGTCGTCGGACAGCAGCACGATCGTGTGCACGCCCTCGGAGCGCACCTGGTGCGCGATCTGCGGCACCGACAGGGTGCCGTCGACCGGCTGGCCGCCGGTCATCGCGACCGCGTCGTTGTAGAGGATCTTGTAGGTGATGTTGACGCCGGCGGCGACCGACTGGCGGATCGCCAGCGAGCCGCTGTGGAAATAGGTGCCGTCGCCGAGGTTCTGGAACACGTGCTCGGTCTCGGTGAACGCCGACTGCCCGCACCAGGTCACGCCTTCGCCGCCCATCTGGGTGAAGGTGTTGGTGTCGCGGTCCATCCAGGTGACCATGTAATGGCAACCGATGCCGCCGAGCGCGCGCGAGCCTTCCGGCACCACGGTCGAGGTGTTGTGCGGGCAGCCCGAGCAGTAGTGCGGCACGCGCGGGAACGCGGCGCGCGGCAGCGCCAGCTCGCTTTCCTTCTCTTCCATCCAGCGCAGCACGTTGCGCATCTGCTCGGAATCGTGGAAGCGCTGGATGCGGCGCGCGATCACGCCGGCGATGCGCGCCGGGGTCAGCTCGCCGGTCGACGGCAGGATCCACTCGCCGTTCTCGTCGTACTTGCCGACGATCGACGGACGCTTGCCGCCGTCCCAGTTGTACATCGATTCCTTCATCTGGCTTTCGATGAAGGCGTGCTTCTCCTCGACCACCAGGATGTCGTCGAGGCCGCGCGCGAACGCGCGCAGGCCGACCGGCTCCAGCGGCCAGGTCATGCCGACCTTGTACACGCGGATGCCGAGGTCGGCGCAGGCGCGCGCGTCCAGGCCCAGGTACTCCAGCGCCTGCAGGACGTCGAGGTAGCTCTTGCCGGTGGTGATGATGCCCAGGCGCGGATTCGGCGAATCGACCACGATGCGGTCGATGCGGTTGGCGCGCGCGAACGCCTGCGCGGCCTTGACTGCGTACTGGTGCAGGCGCATCTCCTGGTCCATCGGCGGGTCGGGCCAGCGGATGTTGAGCCCGCCCGGCGGCATGACGAAGTCGTCCGGCGTCACGATCTGCAGCGCCAGCGGATTGACGTCCACCGACGCCGACGATTCGACCGTTTCGGCGATGGTCTTGAAGCCGACCCAGCGGCCGGTGTAGCGCGACATCGCCCAGCCGATCAGGCCCATGTCGAGGATGTCCTGCACGCCGGCCGGATTGAGGATCGGCATCATCGCGCTGGTGAACTCGCCTTCCGAGCCGTGCGGCAGGGTCGAGGAGCGGCAGGCGTGGTCGTCGGCGGCCAGCGCCAGCACGCCGCCGAGCTTGCTGGTGCCGGCGGCATTCGCGTGCTTGAACACGTCGCCGGTGCGGTCCACGCCCGGGCCCTTGCCGTACCACATGCCGTACACGCCTTCGACCTTGGCGCCGGGGAACAGGTTGGTCTGCTGGGTGCCCCAGACCATGGTCGCGCCGAGGTCTTCGTTGAGGCCCGGGGTGAACTTCACGCCCGCCGCTTCCAGGTGCTTGCGCGCGCGCCACAGCTCCAGGTCGAACCCGCCCAGCGGCGAGCCGCGGTAGCCGGAGATGAAGCCGGCGGTGTTGAGCCCCGCGGCCTGGTCGCGCAGGCGCTGCATCAGCGGCAGGCGCACCAGCGCCTGCACGCCGGACAGATAGATGCGGCCTTCCTGACGGGTGTACTTGTGCTCCAGGGTGTAGTCCGGATCGAGCACGGAGTTGGTCAAGCCGGTGTTCGCCGACGAGGGCGAGCTGAGTTCTGCGGTGCTGGTCATGGGCGGGCTCTCGCGGCGATGCCGCGGGTGGGCTGGCGGGGCGGTGCGGTGGGCGTCCGTGCGGTCCGGTGTGGCGGGCCGGGAGCCGAGCAAAGACTCGGAATTATAGCCTGTGTGCGCAATCGGGCCGCCAGACGGGCGGGGTGTGCCGTTTGTGCGTCTGCTGGTGATTGCACTGAATGCGTATACGGTTATCGCATTCAGGAAGCGGGCGCGACCCCGCGGGGAGGGACGGCATGGCCACGGAGCTGTATTGCTGGCGCTGCGACAAGGTGCTGCCGATGCTCGACGACGACGAATGGGCGCGCATGGGACCGGTGCTGAGCCAGGCCTGGTCGCGGATCAAGCGCCATTGCCGCCAGCACCGCGTCGGCCCGCACGAGGCGATGCAGGGGGCGGGGCGCGACGCCTTCGATTTCTACGAGCGCCTGACCGGCTATCGCGAAACCAGCTTCGAGGCGATCTGGCATCACCAGGCATCGCGCTACGGACCGCCTTGCGCGCTTTGCGGCAAGCCGCTGCGCACGCCGCAGGCGACGCTGTGCGCGGCCTGCGGCCATCCGCGCGCGCTGGCGCCGGGGTGAAGCGCAACGGCGCGCTTGCGCGCCCATGACGGGAGGCGGCGCGGTCGCGCGCGATACGGGCGAGCGCGTGCGGCGCAGTCGTTCGGCGTGCGAGCAGATCGCGCAAACCGTCTTCGTCGCGATACAGCGCTCGCAGCGCCCGCAGGTCTGCACGCGCGCCGCCGATGCCGCTACAGTCGCAAGGCCGGCGACGATCCGGCGACACCAGGACTGCGCACATGCTCCGTCTCCCCCTCGCCGCAGCGCTCGCGCTGTTGTTGTCGGCGCCGGCCTTCGCCCAGGCGCCTGCCGCCAAGCCGATCGCGACCAAGTCAGCCGCCATTCCCGCGCCCAAGCTCGCGCCGCCGGCGTTGAAGCCGCAGGCGCCGCAAACGCACGCGCCGCCGGGCGCGCAGCGGCCGCAGGACGAGCTCTACCGACAAAGCCCGGCCGCCGCGCGCCTGGCCGAGCCGGGCGAACCCGGTTTCGATCTGCAGTCGCCGCAGCCGCTGGTGCGCTGGGGCGAGGGCGATCCGCAGCGCACGCGCCAGGACAGCGAGAACCAACGCACGCGCTGCGCGCATTCGATCAAGCAGATGCGAGAAGCCGGTAGCGATGAGCGCGGCAAGCGCGAGGGCCGCGCGCGCCGCGACTGCCGCGGCGTCAGTTTCGGCGACTGAGGTCGCGACCGGCGATCCGCGTTGTCGCGATGCATCGCCGCCGCGTTGCCGACGACGCTTCCGATGCGCCGCGGCGCAGCGGCGGCGGCTGGCGCACGGTGCCTCAGCGCGCGCCGCCGATCCAGCTGTCTTGCACCGCCAACGCGTCGTCCAGCGCGATGAGGTCGGCGCGGTAGCCGGGCAGGATCTTGCCGAGCCGGTCGCCCAGGCCGAGGAACTGCGCCGGGTAGGTCGAGGCCATGCGGCAGGCTTCGTCCAGCGGCAGGCCCAGGCGTTGGACGGTGTTGCGCACCGCGCTGGCCATGTCGAGCGCCGAGCCGGCCAGGGTGCCGCTGGCGGTGGTGCACTTGCCGTCGCGGCAGGTCATGGTTTCGCCGTACAGCACGAAGTCTTCGCTGACGCCGCCGACCGGCGGCATCGCGTCGGTGACCAGCATGATCTTGCCGCGCGGCTTGGCCGCGATGGCGATGCGCAGCGACGCGTCGTGCACGTGTTCGCCGTCGACGATCACCCCGCACCAGGCGTTGGGATCGTCGAGACAGGCGCCGACGCCGCCGGGTTCGCGGCTGCCGAGCGGAGTCATCGCGTTGAACAGGTGGGTGACGCCGCTGACGCCGTTGGCGAAGGCCGCGCGCAACCGATCGTAGTCGGCGGCGGTGTGGCCGGCGCTGAGCAGCACGCCGCGCGCGGCCAGCGCGCGCAGGGTGGCGTCGTCGAATCGCTCCGGCGCCAGGGTCAGGAGGGTCTTGCCGTTGTCGAGCGAGGCGATGCGGTCGAGCTCGTCCTCGCCCGGGGTGTGGAACTTGTCCGGGTTGTGCACGCCCTTGCGCGCCGGCGCCAGGTACGGACCTTCCAGATGGATGCCGAGGATGCCGGGCACGCCCGCGGCGATGGCCTCGCGCACCGCGCCGATCGCGCGCAGCATCACCGCGACGTCGTCGCTGATCAGCGTCGGCATCATCCCGGTGGTGCCGAAGCGGCGGTGCGCCCGGGCGATCGTGCGCAGGCCTTCGACGGTGGGCGCGTCGTTGAACAGCACGTCGCCGCCGCCGTTGACCTGGGTGTCGATGAAGCCCGGCGCCAGATAGCGGCCTTGCAGGTCCACCGCCTGCGCGCCGGCCGGCGCCGGGCCGGGCAGCACGGCGACGATCCAGCCGTCCTCGACGATCACGCTGAGGTCGGACTCGAAGCCGCGCTCGCTGAGCACGCGGCCGTTGACGAAGGCGGTCGCGGTCATGGCCTCAGACCGTCTCGGTGACTTTGTTGAGATGCGGCGGCACGTCCGGATTCAGCCCGCGCGCGACCGACAGCGCATTGGCCGCCTTGTAGAAGCTGGCCACGGTCAGCAGCGGCGTCATCGCCGGATGCAGCGAGCGCGCCAGCGGCAGCGCGTCGCCGCCGTGGATGCCCGGCGCGGCCAGCCACACCGGCGCGCCGCGCTGGCGGAACTCGCGCGCCACCGCCACGGTGCCGTCGCCGGTGCCGTCGTCCTGGGCGAAGGCCAGCACCGGGAACCCTGGGCCGACGATCGCCATCGGGCCGTGCTTCACTTCCGCGCTGCTGAAGGCCTCGGCGTGCAGGGCGCAGGTTTCCTTGAACTTCAGCGCGGCCTCCTGGGCCGCGCCGAGGCCGAGGCCGCGGCCGATCACGAACAGGTTGTGCGCCTCGCGCAGGCCTTCGACCAGCGGCGACCAATCCTGCGCGAACGCCTGGCGCAAGGCCTCGGGCAGCGCGTGCACGGCGTCGAACAGCTTGGCGTCGCTGCTCCAGCGCGCGGTCAGCTGCAGCATCGCGGCCAGCGAGCACAGGTAGCTCTTGGTCGCGGCGACGCTCTTCTCCGGGCCGGCGTGCAGCGGCAGCACGGTGTCGGCGATCCGCGCCAGCGGTGAGTCGGCGACATTGACCAGGGCCAGCACGTGCGCGCCGGCGCTCTTGGCGATCTCGGCGTTGCGCACCAGGTCGGGGCTCTTGCCCGACTGCGACACCGCCACGAACAGCGAATCCTGCAATTGCGGCTTGATCGCGTAGACCGAGCCCACCGACGGCGAGGCCGAGGCGGTGACCAGGCCGAGCTGGGTCTCGAACAGATACTTGCCGTACGTCGCGGCGTGATCGGAGCTGCCGCGCGCGCACGTCACGATGAAGCGCGGCGGCTGCGCGCGCAGGCGCTGGGTCAGTTCGTCGACGATGTCGGCGTTGGCCTGGAACTGGCGGGCGACCGCATCGCCGGCTTCCTGCGCTTCGGCGTACATGCGGGTGCTGCTGGGGTCGAGCGGGGTGGGGTCGGGCAGGGTGTCGGCGCTCACGGGGTGGGTTCGCTCTGGAGTTCGGCGACGAAGTCGTAGGCGTCGCCGCGGTAGAAGGATCGGGTGAACTCGACGACGCGACCGTCGTCGAGGAAGGTGCGGCGTTCGATGAACAATCCCGGCGCGCCTTCGGGCAGGTTCATCAGGCGCGCCTGCTCGGCGTCGAAGGCGATCGCGCGCAGGCGCTGCAGCGCGCGGGTGGGGCGGATGCCGAGCTTGGCGAAGGCTTCGTACAGCGAGTTTTCGACGAGGTCCGGGTCGCCGATGACCGCGGCCGGCACCACCGTGCGTTCCAGCGCCAGGGCCACGCCGTCGGCGGTGCGCAGGCGGTAGTAGCGGATCACCGCCGCGCCCGGCGACAGGTTCAGCGCCATCGCCTCTTCCGGCGTGACGTCGCCGAGGCCGCGTTCGAGGAAGGTCGAGCGCGGGTCGAGCCCGCGCGCGCGCAGGTCGTCGGTGAAGCTGGTCAGGCGCGAGAACGACTTGACGATGCGCTCGGCGACGAAGGTGCCGGCGCCCTGGCGCTGCACCAGCAGGCCGTCGCCGACGAGGCCGGCGATGGCCTTGCGCACGGTCACCCGCGACAGATCCAGCAGCTTGCCGAGCTCGCGCTCGCCGGGCAGGGCCTGGCCGGCGGTCAGTTCGC contains these protein-coding regions:
- a CDS encoding GntR family transcriptional regulator, producing the protein MQDYLQSEFRRQSDARRAPAYQHLRRTLQHAIENGELTAGQALPGERELGKLLDLSRVTVRKAIAGLVGDGLLVQRQGAGTFVAERIVKSFSRLTSFTDDLRARGLDPRSTFLERGLGDVTPEEAMALNLSPGAAVIRYYRLRTADGVALALERTVVPAAVIGDPDLVENSLYEAFAKLGIRPTRALQRLRAIAFDAEQARLMNLPEGAPGLFIERRTFLDDGRVVEFTRSFYRGDAYDFVAELQSEPTP
- the yjjJ gene encoding type II toxin-antitoxin system HipA family toxin YjjJ, with protein sequence MSMHSTRLETLLRSGPKTAAELAAAAGISQPTVSRALADLGTRLVRIGRARATRYALARPIGRADHAWPLHRITHNGQPDLLGTLLSLHGGWLLQASRPLPLYQHGEFAEGLYPDLPWFLDDLRPQGYLGRAFVRRHAIDLNAPADLNRWQSEDVVTALLRQGADLPGDLVLGDLALETALLDTVFDSPDTLIPVDLREFNYPALAEQAEAGDAVGSSAGGEQPKFTAVLETASRERQCVIVKFARHNPENAAARRWVNLLGCEHLANEVLREHGFETATTRIIDHAGWRFLESVRFDRTAQRGRRGLVSLRALDAAYAGNDPGDWLASADSLLDQGILGTDDAENIRKLHLFGRFIGNTDMHSGNLSFLVDPDCLQVRLAPVYDMLPMQYRPSAGGEIHERPLTPPMALGDVQRWRWAADAASDFWNAVAGDDRIGPAFRAIAQQNLQRVGSVQARFG
- a CDS encoding indolepyruvate ferredoxin oxidoreductase family protein → MTSTAELSSPSSANTGLTNSVLDPDYTLEHKYTRQEGRIYLSGVQALVRLPLMQRLRDQAAGLNTAGFISGYRGSPLGGFDLELWRARKHLEAAGVKFTPGLNEDLGATMVWGTQQTNLFPGAKVEGVYGMWYGKGPGVDRTGDVFKHANAAGTSKLGGVLALAADDHACRSSTLPHGSEGEFTSAMMPILNPAGVQDILDMGLIGWAMSRYTGRWVGFKTIAETVESSASVDVNPLALQIVTPDDFVMPPGGLNIRWPDPPMDQEMRLHQYAVKAAQAFARANRIDRIVVDSPNPRLGIITTGKSYLDVLQALEYLGLDARACADLGIRVYKVGMTWPLEPVGLRAFARGLDDILVVEEKHAFIESQMKESMYNWDGGKRPSIVGKYDENGEWILPSTGELTPARIAGVIARRIQRFHDSEQMRNVLRWMEEKESELALPRAAFPRVPHYCSGCPHNTSTVVPEGSRALGGIGCHYMVTWMDRDTNTFTQMGGEGVTWCGQSAFTETEHVFQNLGDGTYFHSGSLAIRQSVAAGVNITYKILYNDAVAMTGGQPVDGTLSVPQIAHQVRSEGVHTIVLLSDDIAKWNKRELFPSDVEFHDRKELDAVQKRLRETKGVSVLIFDQTCATEKRRRRKRGKMVDPQKRVMVNTLVCEGCGDCGKKSFCVSVLPKETEFGRKREIDQSNCNKDYSCVNGFCPSFVTVEGGGLKKKKGSSAKDRLNDLPLPTLPALDQPWNILITGVGGTGVVTIGALLGMAGHLEGKGASVLDQTGLAQKGGAVTTHIRIAKAPDDIHAVRIAAGEADLVLGCDMVVVNDYWALSKIRAGRSQVVLNSYEAMPGTFTTRPDMQFPATDIVAAIKLALGEQDPHLVDATQLATALLGDAIAANLFILGYAWQRALVPISFDALMRAIELNGAAIEMNKTAFAWGRLAAIDPRAVAEAAGVTRKVPTAAEATPHDLPHLKPGEWEGNEWGATSAPRATRNEDELRHLPAGAKADGDNVAFLPLDDLRLSRSLDELVARRVVFLTDYQDAAYAKRYSDFVAKVREAEQKRAPGSTDLAEAVARYFFKLMAYKDEYEVARLYTSGEFKRRLEQQFDGDYKLKFHLAPPLLAKKDAQGRLIKQEFGPWVFTAFKWMAKLRGLRGGTFDIFGYTEERKMERRLIGEYEQTVGGLLDRLDGGNVDLAAEIASIPEHIRGYGHVKEDHLHKAKAREAELLKEFANPLRIVQAA
- the nagA gene encoding N-acetylglucosamine-6-phosphate deacetylase, whose amino-acid sequence is MTATAFVNGRVLSERGFESDLSVIVEDGWIVAVLPGPAPAGAQAVDLQGRYLAPGFIDTQVNGGGDVLFNDAPTVEGLRTIARAHRRFGTTGMMPTLISDDVAVMLRAIGAVREAIAAGVPGILGIHLEGPYLAPARKGVHNPDKFHTPGEDELDRIASLDNGKTLLTLAPERFDDATLRALAARGVLLSAGHTAADYDRLRAAFANGVSGVTHLFNAMTPLGSREPGGVGACLDDPNAWCGVIVDGEHVHDASLRIAIAAKPRGKIMLVTDAMPPVGGVSEDFVLYGETMTCRDGKCTTASGTLAGSALDMASAVRNTVQRLGLPLDEACRMASTYPAQFLGLGDRLGKILPGYRADLIALDDALAVQDSWIGGAR
- a CDS encoding SIS domain-containing protein, which encodes MYAEAQEAGDAVARQFQANADIVDELTQRLRAQPPRFIVTCARGSSDHAATYGKYLFETQLGLVTASASPSVGSVYAIKPQLQDSLFVAVSQSGKSPDLVRNAEIAKSAGAHVLALVNVADSPLARIADTVLPLHAGPEKSVAATKSYLCSLAAMLQLTARWSSDAKLFDAVHALPEALRQAFAQDWSPLVEGLREAHNLFVIGRGLGLGAAQEAALKFKETCALHAEAFSSAEVKHGPMAIVGPGFPVLAFAQDDGTGDGTVAVAREFRQRGAPVWLAAPGIHGGDALPLARSLHPAMTPLLTVASFYKAANALSVARGLNPDVPPHLNKVTETV
- a CDS encoding anti-sigma factor family protein, with the translated sequence MTHVPDEHDLHAYIDGRLDPARRAEVEAWLARQPERLAELQAWQRDAQQLRAALAGAAPAPEPALDPARLRAGLARRRSARYAVAAAVLLSLGVGGIGGWQAREWSRPAAPSATLAAAPMADAIAAHRLFAARGELRADTVANDVQPWLDANFREPMRLPDLSAAGYRPVGARLLATDQGAAALVVYQHAGGEAISFYIRPPGPRHHLLPRGDRRDGGLLAQYWSRGGYNYAMVSAGDDASAQVVRRALRAI